In Ovis canadensis isolate MfBH-ARS-UI-01 breed Bighorn chromosome 3, ARS-UI_OviCan_v2, whole genome shotgun sequence, one DNA window encodes the following:
- the TCF20 gene encoding transcription factor 20 isoform X1 has product MQSFREQSSYHGNQQSYPQEVHGSSRIEEFSPRQAQMFQNFGGAGGGSGGSSSGGGRRATAAAAAAMASETSGHQGYQGFRKEAGDFYYMAGNKDPVSAGTPQPPPRRPSGPVQSYGPPQGSSFGNQYGSEGHVGQFQAQHSALGGVSHYSQDYTGPFSPGSAQYQQQPSSQQQQQQQQQQQQQVQQLRQQLYQSHQPLPQAASQPASGASHLQPMQRPSALPASAAGYQLRVGQFGQHYQSSATAAASSFPSPQRFSQSGQSYDGSYSVNAGSQYEGHNVGSNAQAYGTQSNYSYQPQSMKNFEQAKIPPGTQQGQQQQQQQQQQQQQQQHPPQHVMQYSNAATKLPLQSQVGQYSQPEVPVRSPMQFHQNFSPISNPSPAASVVQSPSCSSTPSPLTQSGENLQCGQGNVPMGSRNRILQLMPQLSPTPSMMPSPNSHAAGFKGFGLEGVPEKRLTDPGLSSLSALSTQVANLPNTVQHMLLSDALTPQKKTSKRPSSSSKKTDSCPNSEGSSQAEEQLKSPMAESLDGGCSSSSEDQGERVRQLSGQSTSSDTTYKGGASEKAGSSPAQGTQNEAPRLSTSPGAREETASPGAKDTPLSSEGNPKANEKAVGVIVSREAMTGRVEKPGGQDKGSQEEDPAATQRPPSTGGAKEASHASLPQPEPLGGGSKGNKSGDSNSNHNGEGNGQTGHPAGGSGFTGRTEPSKSPGSLRYSYKDSFGSAVPRNMSGFAQYPTGQDKGDFTSHGERKGRNEKFPSLLQEVLQGYHHHPDRRYSRSSQEHQAMAGSLEGATRPNVLVSQTNELASRGLLNKSIGSLLENPHWGPWERKSSGTAPEMKQINLADYPIPRKFEIEPPSSAHEPGGSLSERRSVICDISPLRQIVRDPGAHSLGHMGADTRLGRNERLNLSLSQSVILPGGLVSMETKLKSQSGQIKEEDFEQSKSQASFNNKKSGDHCHPASIKHESYRGNASPGAATHDSISDYGPQDSRPTPMRRVPGRVGGREGMRGRSPSQYHDFSEKLKMSPGRSRGPGGDPHHMNPHMTFSERANRSSLHAPFSPNSESLASAYHTNTRAHAYGDPSAGLNSQLHYKRQMYQQQQEEYKDWGGSSAQGVIAAAQHRQEGPRKSPRQQQFLDRVRSPLKNDKDGMMYGPPVGTHHDPSGQDGGRCLMSSDGLSNKGIELKHSSQKLQQESCWDLSRQTSPAKSSGPPGMSSQKRYGPPHETDGHGLTESTQSSKPSNVMLRLPGQEDHSSQNPLIMRRRVRSFISPIPSKRQSQDMKNSNSEDKGRLLHPSKEGTDKAYNSYAHLSHSQEIKSIPKRESSKDLPSPDSRNCPAVTLTSPAKTKILPPRKGRGLKLEAIVQKITSPNIRRSASSNSAEAGVDTVTLDDILSLKSGPPEGGSGAVPDAELEKRKGEVIAELACPASQELSGEKPLARSSEEWRGGGDDKVKTETHPDAVAAGKEPPGAMASATSQKPGSNQGRPDGPLGGTAPLIFPDSKSAPPVGTLAPEANPKAEEKESDAVTISPKQEGFPPKGYFPSGKKKGRPIGSVNKQKKQQQPPPPPPQPPQIPEGSADGEPKPKKQRQRRERRKPGAQPRKRRAKQAAPIVEPQEPEIKLKYATQPLDKTDAKNKSFFPYIHVVNKCELGAVCTIINAEEEEQTKLVRGRKGQRSLTPPPSSTESKVLPASSFVLQGPVVTESSVMGHLVCCLCGKWASYRNMGDLFGPFYPQDYAATLPKNPPPKRAAETQSKVKVRHKSASNGSKTDTEEEEEQQQQKEQRSLAAHPRFKRRHRSEDCAGGPRSLSRGLPCKKATTEGSCEKTVLDSKPSVPTTSEGGPELELQIPELPLDSNEFWVHEGCILWANGIYLVCGRLYGLQEALEIAREMKCSHCQEAGATLGCYNKGCSFRYHYPCAIDADCLLHEENFSVRCPKHKVRLWR; this is encoded by the coding sequence ATGCAGTCCTTCCGGGAGCAAAGCAGTTACCACGGGAACCAGCAGAGCTACCCCCAGGAGGTGCACGGCTCATCCCGGATAGAGGAGTTCAGCCCTCGCCAGGCCCAGATGTTCCAGAATTTTGGGGGTGCTGGTGGtggcagcggcggcagcagcagcggtggTGGACGACGAGcaacggcggcggcggcggccgcgatGGCCAGCGAGACCTCTGGCCATCAGGGCTACCAGGGCTTCAGGAAGGAGGCTGGAGACTTCTACTACATGGCAGGCAACAAGGACCCCGTGTCTGCAGGAACCCCGCAGCCTCCTCCGCGAAGGCCTTCCGGGCCGGTGCAGAGCTACGGACCCCCCCAGGGGAGCAGCTTTGGCAATCAGTATGGCAGTGAGGGTCACGTGGGCCAGTTTCAAGCACAGCACTCTGCCCTTGGCGGTGTGTCTCATTACTCACAGGATTACACAGGGCCGTTCTCTCCGGGGAGCGCTCAGTACCAGCAGCAGCCTtccagccagcagcagcagcagcagcagcagcagcagcagcagcaagtgcagCAGCTGCGACAGCAGCTCTACCAGTCCCATCAGCCCCTGCCGCAGGCCGCCAGCCAGCCGGCGTCCGGTGCCTCCCACCTGCAGCCCATGCAGCGGCCCTCAGCTCTGCCGGCCTCGGCTGCCGGCTACCAGCTGAGAGTGGGGCAGTTCGGCCAGCACTACCAGTCTTCTGCCACTGCCGCCGCCTCCTCCTTCCCATCGCCGCAGCGTTTCAGCCAGTCCGGGCAGAGCTACGATGGCAGTTACAGTGTGAACGCTGGATCACAGTATGAAGGGCATAACGTGGGCTCCAACGCACAGGCTTACGGAACACAATCCAATTACAGCTATCAGCCTCAATCTATGAAGAATTTTGAACAGGCCAAGATTCCACCAGGGACCCAGCagggtcagcagcagcagcagcaacagcagcagcagcagcagcagcagcagcaccccccTCAGCACGTGATGCAGTATTCCAACGCCGCCACGAAGCTACCCCTGCAAAGTCAGGTCGGGCAGTACAGCCAGCCCGAGGTTCCCGTGAGGTCCCCCATGCAGTTTCACCAGAACTTCAGCCCCATCTCTAACCCTTCCCCAGCTGCCTCTGTGGTTCAGTCTCCAAGCTGTAGCTCTACCCCATCTCCTCTCACGCAGAGCGGGGAGAACCTCCAGTGTGGGCAAGGCAATGTGCCAATGGGCTCCAGAAACAGAATCCTGCAGTTAATGCCTCAGCTCAGCCCAACCCCGTCAATGATGCCCAGTCCCAACTCTCACGCTGCGGGCTTCAAAGGGTTCGGGCTGGAAGGGGTGCCTGAAAAGCGGCTGACCGATCCCGGCTTGAGTAGTTTGAGTGCCCTGAGTACTCAGGTGGCCAACCTTCCTAATACGGTTCAGCACATGCTACTTTCCGACGCCCTGACCCCTCAGAAGAAGACCTCCAAGAGGCCTTCCTCGTCATCCAAGAAAACAGATAGCTGCCCAAACTCGGAAGGCTCCTCACAGGCCGAGGAACAGCTGAAGTCCCCAATGGCAGAGTCGCTGGATGGAGGCTGCTCCAGCAGTTCTGAGGATCAAGGCGAGAGGGTGAGGCAGCTGAGCGGCCAGAGCACAAGCTCGGACACCACCTACAAGGGCGGGGCCTCGGAAAAGGCAGGCTCCTCACCAGCACAGGGCACTCAGAACGAAGCCCCCCGACTCAGCACCAGTCCCGGAGCCCGAGAAGAGACCGCCTCGCCGGGTGCCAAGGACACACCGCTGTCATCTGAGGGCAACCCGAAAGCCAACGAGAAGGCAGTCGGGGTGATTGTCTCCCGGGAAGCCATGACAGGCCGGGTGGAAAAGCCTGGGGGGCAGGACAAGGGCTCCCAGGAGGAGGATCCTGCAGCCACACAGAGGCCGCCCAGCACCGGGGGGGCAAAGGAAGCCAGCCACGCATCACTTCCACAGCCAGAGCCGCTGGGAGGAGGCAGTAAAGGAAACAAGAGCGGAGACAGTAACTCCAACCACAacggggaagggaatggccagacCGGGCACCCCGCAGGGGGCTCTGGTTTCACAGGCAGGACTGAGCCCAGCAAATCTCCTGGAAGCCTGCGCTATAGTTACAAAGACAGTTTTGGGTCAGCCGTACCGAGAAACATGAGTGGCTTTGCTCAGTATCCTACAGGACAAGATAAAGGGGACTTCACCAGCCACGGGGAGCGAAAGGGTAGAAATGAGAAGTTCCCCAGCCTCCTGCAGGAGGTGCTTCAGGGTTACCACCACCACCCCGACAGGAGGTACTCCCGGAGTTCTCAGGAGCACCAGGCTATGGCTGGCAGCCTCGAAGGAGCCACAAGGCCTAACGTCTTAGTGAGTCAGACCAATGAGTTGGCTAGCAGGGGCCTTCTGAACAAAAGCATTGGGTCCCTGTTAGAAAACCCCCACTGGGGTCCATGGGAAAGGAAGTCAAGTGGCACAGCTCCTGAGATGAAACAGATCAATTTGGCTGACTATCCAATTCCCAGAAAGTTTGAAATAGAGCCTCCGTCATCAGCCCATGAGCCCGGGGGTTCCCTCTCTGAGAGAAGATCAGTCATCTGTGACATTTCTCCACTAAGACAGATTGTCAGAGACCCAGGGGCTCACTCGCTAGGACACATGGGCGCCGACACCAGACTCGGGAGGAATGAGCGTCTCAATCTCAGtttaagtcagtcagtcattctTCCAGGTGGGCTGGTGTCCATGGAAACAAAGCTGAAATCCCAGAGTGGGCAGATAAAAGAGGAGGACTTTGAACAGTCCAAGTCCCAAGCTAGTTTCAACAACAAGAAATCAGGAGACCACTGCCACCCTGCTAGCATCAAGCACGAGTCCTACCGAGGCAACGCCAGCCCCGGAGCGGCGACCCACGATTCCATCTCAGACTACGGCCCGCAGGACAGCAGACCCACACCAATGCGGCGAGTCCCCGGCAGAGTTGGCGGTCGGGAGGGCATGAGGGGTCGGTCCCCTTCTCAGTATCATGACTTTTCAGAAAAGTTGAAGATGTCCCCTGGGAGGAGCAGAGGCCCAGGGGGCGACCCTCATCACATGAACCCACACATGACCTTCTCCGAGAGGGCCAACAGGAGTTCTTTGCACGCCCCCTTTTCTCCCAATTCAGAAAGCCTGGCCTCTGCTTATCACACAAACACACGTGCTCATGCTTATGGGGACCCCAGTGCAGGTTTGAATTCCCAGCTCCATTACAAGAGACAGATGTACCAACAGCAGCAAGAGGAATATAAGGACTGGGGCGGCAGTTCTGCTCAGGGAGTGATCGCTGCGGCTCAGCACAGGCAGGAGGGGCCCCGCAAGAGTCCACGGCAGCAGCAGTTTCTTGACCGAGTCCGGAGCCCCCTGAAGAATGACAAAGATGGCATGATGTACGGCCCACCGGTGGGGACGCACCATGACCCCAGCGGCCAGGACGGCGGGCGCTGCCTCATGTCCAGTGATGGTCTTTCTAACAAAGGCATTGAACTGAAGCACAGCTCCCAGAAGTTACAGCAAGAGTCTTGCTGGGATCTCTCTCGGCAGACTTCTCCAGCCAAAAGCAGCGGCCCCCCAGGAATGTCCAGTCAGAAAAGGTACGGACCACCCCACGAGACCGACGGacatgggctcacagagtctaCGCAGTCATCCAAACCGAGTAACGTTATGCTGAGACTTCCAGGTCAAGAGGATCATTCTTCTCAAAACCCCTTAATCATGAGGAGGCGTGTCCGTTCTTTTATCTCTCCCATTCCCAGTAAGAGACAGTCACAGGACATGAAGAACAGCAACTCTGAAGATAAAGGGCGCCTCCTTCACCCGTCAAAAGAAGGCACTGACAAAGCGTACAATTCCTATGCCCATCTTTCTCACAGTCAGGAGATCAAGTCCATCCCTAAGAGGGAGTCCTCCAAGGACCTTCCGAGTCCAGATAGTAGGAACTGCCCTGCGGTTACCCTTACAAGTCCTGCTAAGACCAAAATCCTGCCCCCGAGGAAAGGCCGGGGGTTGAAACTGGAAGCTATCGTCCAGAAGATCACATCCCCAAACATTAGGAGGAGTGCGTCCTCGAACAGCGCAGAGGCCGGGGTAGACACGGTTACTCTTGACGACATCCTGTCTTTGAAAAGCGGCCCTCCAGAAGGTGGGAGCGGTGCTGTTCCGGACGCTgagctggagaagagaaaaggtgaGGTGATAGCTGAGCTGGCCTGTCCCGCAAGCCAGGAGCTGAGCGGAGAAAAGCCTCTGGCCCGGTCTTCGGAGGAGTGGCGCGGTGGTGGGGACGACAAGGTGAAGACGGAGACGCACCCTGACGCTGTCGCTGCTGGGAAGGAGCCCCCTGGTGCCATGGCATCCGCAACCTCACAGAAGCCTGGGAGTAACCAGGGGAGACCAGACGGGCCCCTGGGCGGGACagcacctttaatctttcctgaCTCGAAGAGCGCACCTCCAGTGGGCACGCTGGCTCCCGAGGCAAACCCCAAGGCTGAAGAGAAAGAGAGCGATGCCGTGACGATTTCCCCCAAACAGGAGGGCTTCCCCCCGAAGGGTTACTTCCcctcaggaaagaagaaagggagaccCATTGGTAGCGTGAATAAGCAGAAGAAACAGCAGCAGCCCCCGCCGCCACCCCCGCAGCCCCCTCAGATACCAGAGGGCTCTGCTGATGGAGAGCCAAAGCCGAAAAAGCAGAGGCAGCGGAGGGAGCGCAGGAAGCCCGGGGCGCAGCCCAGGAAGCGGAGGGCCAAGCAGGCCGCGCCCATCGTAGAGCCCCAGGAGCCGGAGATCAAGCTGAAGTACGCCACCCAGCCCCTGGACAAAACCGACGCCAAGAACAAGTCTTTTTTCCCTTATATCCACGTAGTAAATAAGTGTGAACTTGGAGCCGTGTGTACAATCATCAACgccgaggaggaggagcagaCCAAATTGGTGAGGGGGAGGAAGGGCCAGCGGTCCCTGACGCCTCCGCCCAGCAGCACCGAGAGCAAGGTTCTCCCAGCTTCGTCCTTCGTGCTGCAGGGCCCCGTGGTGACAGAGTCTTCTGTGATGGGGCACCTGGTTTGCTGTCTGTGCGGCAAGTGGGCCAGTTACCGGAACATGGGCGACCTCTTTGGACCCTTTTACCCCCAAGATTATGCAGCCACTCTCCccaagaatccacctcccaagaGGGCCGCGGAAACGCAGAGCAAGGTGAAGGTCCGGCACAAAAGCGCTTCGAACGGCTCCAAGACGGAcactgaggaggaggaagagcagcagcagcagaaggagcagaggagcctggctgcgcACCCCAGGTTTAAGCGGCGACACCGCTCGGAAGACTGTGCCGGAGGCCCCCGGTCCCTGTCCAGGGGGCTCCCTTGTAAAAAAGCCACCACTGAGGGCAGCTGCGAAAAGACTGTTTTGGACTCAAAGCCCTCCGTGCCCACCACTTCAGAAGGTGGCCCCGAGTTGGAGTTACAAATCCCTGAACTACCTCTCGACAGCAATGAATTTTGGGTCCACGAGGGTTGTATTCTCTGGGCCAATGGAATCTACCTGGTCTGTGGCCGGCTCTATGGCCTGCAGGAAGCGCTGGAAATAGCCAGAGAGATG